One stretch of Pontiella desulfatans DNA includes these proteins:
- a CDS encoding Ig-like domain-containing protein, translated as MNKIYGIVLCAFWVGAVQSATINWGTGVDVATVSDVITSDTLVEAFNAGASGVADQTVNGVLFTGTGSLLPSNTGADGFTGDTGNASYNVLLSNIDFGGGIDETISVGGGNLAAGGSYLIQVWFVDTRYIRDQYFGDGDADQSNDVHLNCKPGQYAIGTFTADGTGYQDLEIRSGNSNHGNVHITAYQIRTASSVPEPTLSTATNRVSAPFVVNIEFSEAITGLEESDFAVSNGAVAASSLSGSGNAFSVEITPAVNGSIRVELPAGSVSDTDGDNNTNPASDALSVFYIAPGGDQPSVVLSTASTNVIGTFAVDVVFDEPVTGLILDDFVVENGMVSNLTGSGSAYTVLVIPDVEDLVSVSLPEGVVTDLDGDGLWNTASETLAVTSRPIDVPSATLYGNLSTDGSEYSLYVSFSEAVSGLTADDFIVVNGEVTSIRQQGRRYSLSGYYYSSNAQYYAVSITGASPGTVEVTLPAGAVVDIDGDGLTNTGSNTLSFECTGDFGEQWVVDGGDRLYGRPSHGSHVRAAVLPAAA; from the coding sequence ATGAACAAGATATACGGAATTGTATTGTGTGCTTTTTGGGTGGGAGCCGTGCAGTCGGCAACGATCAACTGGGGGACGGGCGTCGATGTTGCTACTGTTTCGGATGTAATAACCAGCGATACGCTGGTCGAGGCGTTCAACGCCGGGGCCAGCGGTGTTGCCGACCAGACCGTGAACGGAGTGCTTTTTACCGGAACCGGTAGCCTGCTTCCTTCGAATACAGGCGCGGATGGGTTTACGGGAGATACCGGAAACGCGTCGTATAACGTGCTGCTCAGCAACATCGACTTCGGTGGCGGCATCGATGAAACCATATCCGTCGGTGGTGGAAACCTCGCGGCTGGCGGAAGCTACCTGATCCAGGTTTGGTTTGTGGACACCCGCTATATTCGCGATCAGTATTTTGGTGACGGTGATGCCGATCAGTCGAATGATGTTCATTTGAACTGTAAACCGGGGCAGTACGCCATTGGAACCTTCACAGCCGATGGGACAGGATATCAGGATTTGGAGATCCGCTCTGGAAACAGCAACCACGGCAATGTACACATCACCGCTTACCAGATTCGGACAGCATCATCAGTTCCTGAACCAACCCTCTCCACTGCGACGAACCGTGTTTCGGCTCCTTTTGTGGTTAATATCGAATTTTCGGAAGCGATAACCGGGCTGGAGGAATCCGATTTCGCGGTGAGTAACGGTGCCGTGGCCGCATCCAGTCTTTCCGGAAGCGGAAATGCCTTTTCCGTGGAAATCACACCTGCAGTCAACGGCAGCATCAGAGTTGAGCTGCCCGCCGGCTCCGTCAGCGATACGGATGGGGATAATAATACAAACCCGGCCTCGGATGCGTTAAGCGTATTCTACATTGCTCCGGGCGGCGATCAGCCTTCGGTAGTACTCTCGACGGCCTCTACGAATGTCATCGGAACTTTTGCTGTGGATGTCGTGTTCGACGAACCCGTAACGGGTCTGATACTGGATGATTTTGTGGTGGAAAACGGGATGGTATCGAACCTGACGGGTTCCGGCTCGGCCTATACCGTGCTGGTCATTCCCGATGTCGAAGATCTTGTGAGCGTCAGCCTGCCGGAGGGCGTTGTGACAGATCTTGATGGGGACGGTCTTTGGAATACCGCCTCGGAGACACTGGCCGTTACATCCCGGCCAATTGATGTGCCCTCGGCAACCCTTTATGGAAACTTGAGCACCGATGGTTCCGAGTACAGTCTGTATGTCAGTTTTTCCGAAGCGGTATCCGGCTTGACAGCCGATGATTTTATTGTGGTGAACGGGGAGGTTACCTCTATCCGGCAGCAAGGGCGCCGTTATTCCCTGTCCGGTTACTACTATTCCTCCAACGCACAATATTACGCGGTGAGTATTACCGGTGCCTCGCCCGGTACCGTGGAGGTCACCCTTCCGGCGGGAGCCGTCGTTGATATCGATGGTGACGGCTTGACCAATACAGGTTCCAATACGCTGAGTTTTGAATGCACCGGGGACTTCGGCGAGCAATGGGTTGTGGACGGGGGCGATCGCCTTTATGGAAGACCATCGCACGGGAGCCATGTCCGCGCGGCCGTTTTACCTGCAGCTGCATAA
- a CDS encoding sulfatase-like hydrolase/transferase — protein MEDHRTGAMSARPFYLQLHNYAVHSPTDNVQARADLLAKYAGLPDGTYHGGNSYAAIVENMDQTIGRVLNYIDDPNGDGNSADSIAANTLVIFTSDNGGYIGPTDNDPLRHHKGSFYNGGLRVPLIARQPGTIPAGVQTDTLVHSVDFYPTLIEAAGLAMPGGITFDGTSFVSHMQNPGANARDREPIFYHFPGYLDQRARPCDVIIKRVDGVDYKLIYTYDPDYTGNPSDTEDVEEGLEALANPWELYRYSDDLSETNDLLNSSYSNWLLYGDTANTMAGELFAWLDQGGTDWNAKKLKDRDTNLEIDYPDDSSLPTVVPAPGEEFKMTDFDVDAGAGETAITFNSEAGFSYRIQASTNLVAWETLQTVSADAAETIEVVVAETDDQRFFRIVLFE, from the coding sequence ATGGAAGACCATCGCACGGGAGCCATGTCCGCGCGGCCGTTTTACCTGCAGCTGCATAACTATGCTGTGCACAGCCCGACCGACAACGTGCAGGCGCGCGCCGACCTGCTGGCAAAATATGCAGGACTGCCGGATGGCACCTATCACGGGGGTAATTCCTACGCCGCCATTGTGGAAAACATGGACCAGACCATCGGGCGTGTTCTCAATTATATCGATGACCCGAACGGGGACGGCAACTCGGCGGACTCCATTGCCGCCAATACGCTCGTGATCTTTACCTCCGACAACGGCGGCTATATCGGCCCCACGGACAACGACCCGTTGCGCCACCATAAAGGCTCGTTCTACAACGGCGGTCTGCGTGTTCCACTGATTGCCCGCCAGCCGGGCACCATTCCGGCGGGGGTGCAGACTGATACGTTGGTGCATTCCGTCGATTTTTATCCGACGCTCATTGAGGCCGCCGGGCTGGCCATGCCGGGGGGAATCACGTTTGACGGGACTTCGTTTGTTTCGCACATGCAGAATCCGGGGGCGAATGCGCGTGACCGCGAACCGATCTTCTACCATTTCCCCGGCTACCTCGATCAGCGCGCCCGGCCGTGCGATGTCATTATCAAGCGGGTGGACGGCGTGGACTACAAGCTGATCTATACCTACGACCCGGACTATACCGGCAACCCCTCCGACACCGAAGATGTGGAGGAGGGACTCGAAGCGCTGGCCAATCCATGGGAACTCTACCGCTATTCCGATGATCTTTCGGAAACGAACGATCTGCTGAACAGCTCCTATTCAAACTGGCTGCTCTACGGCGACACCGCCAACACCATGGCCGGTGAACTTTTTGCATGGCTCGATCAGGGGGGAACGGACTGGAACGCCAAGAAGCTGAAGGATCGCGATACCAACCTCGAGATCGACTATCCCGACGACAGCTCGCTGCCGACCGTGGTGCCGGCTCCCGGTGAGGAGTTCAAGATGACCGATTTCGACGTCGATGCCGGCGCAGGGGAAACCGCGATCACCTTCAACTCGGAAGCCGGGTTCAGTTATCGGATCCAGGCCTCCACCAATCTCGTGGCCTGGGAAACGCTGCAAACGGTTTCGGCGGACGCGGCGGAAACCATCGAGGTGGTGGTGGCCGAAACTGATGATCAACGCTTCTTCCGCATCGTGCTTTTTGAATAG